The following proteins come from a genomic window of Methanoculleus caldifontis:
- a CDS encoding fasciclin domain-containing protein — protein sequence MRRWTVLCACILVLLAMPFAVTAAVVGDGNETVTPAGETGQMGPQTANMTIAAYIAQDQNLTRLYEAIIVADLYDTLNTAGPYTVFAPSNEAFDALGTDTFNQLATDTENLTMLLQYHVVDGEYTAENLTNMTQNETGEEENGGILDIFGGLLGGGEEEENMTALDTLSGESLNVTMEDNETLMIENATVTRADIYATNGVIHIIDQVLVPPGLNLTAVENQTADGVVTPQEPATPVEEPATPIQEPATPVQEPAAPGQEPATPVMGVPI from the coding sequence ATGAGACGATGGACAGTTCTATGCGCATGCATCCTCGTCCTTCTCGCGATGCCGTTCGCCGTGACGGCAGCAGTGGTGGGGGACGGGAATGAGACGGTAACGCCAGCAGGCGAGACCGGACAGATGGGACCGCAGACCGCAAACATGACGATTGCCGCGTACATCGCGCAGGACCAGAACCTGACGAGGCTGTACGAGGCGATCATCGTAGCGGATCTCTATGATACGTTGAACACCGCCGGGCCTTACACGGTCTTTGCTCCGAGCAACGAGGCGTTCGATGCACTCGGCACCGATACCTTCAACCAGCTTGCGACCGACACCGAGAACCTGACGATGCTCCTTCAGTACCACGTTGTCGACGGTGAGTACACCGCAGAGAACCTCACCAACATGACCCAGAACGAGACCGGTGAAGAGGAGAACGGCGGGATCCTGGATATCTTCGGCGGGCTTCTGGGCGGTGGCGAGGAGGAAGAGAACATGACGGCACTCGACACGCTCTCCGGCGAGAGCCTGAACGTGACCATGGAAGACAATGAGACGCTCATGATCGAGAACGCTACCGTCACCCGGGCTGACATCTATGCGACCAACGGCGTGATCCACATCATCGACCAGGTGCTGGTGCCGCCCGGCCTGAACCTGACGGCAGTGGAGAACCAGACGGCAGATGGGGTCGTTACTCCGCAAGAGCCCGCTACTCCAGTAGAGGAGCCTGCGACTCCGATACAGGAGCCCGCTACTCCAGTACAGGAGCCTGCTGCTCCAGGTCAGGAGCCTGCGACTCCGGTGATGGGAGTCCCGATTTGA
- a CDS encoding aldehyde dehydrogenase family protein, with product MKMLINGEGRDAVSGRVFPVHNPATGEVVGEAPLGGEDDVRAAVQAAGEAFGDWSAKNPRDRAKVLFFAAEEVRRRNTELGTLLTAEQGKPIREAVDEINGFANILEYYYALSAGERGEYLDLRGYGHTIVRRRPLGICGAIIPWNMPAIIMGWKVGAALAAGNTIVLKPATTAPLTCIRLAEILEGAGLPPGVLNVVTGPGETVGREIARNPGIRKVSFTGEAGTGRQVALDAAPSLKRLTLELGGSDPMIVCDDADIPAAVEGVIRGRFYNCGQVCTAVKRLYVYDSIADEFVRRLKSRVEAIVVGNGMDRGVGMGPLNNRAGFARVTGLVDAARERDEGEIVAGGRTPEGEEYGRGLFFLPTLIAGVPHDSVLFSEEVFGPVLPMATISGLDEALDLANNSRYGLGASVWTRNAEVIARATEELEAGIVWVNQHLRIPPEVPFGGTKESGIGRENGSRALLEYTEEKAVLIRL from the coding sequence ATGAAGATGCTGATCAACGGTGAAGGGCGCGACGCGGTCTCCGGCAGGGTCTTTCCGGTGCATAACCCGGCGACGGGAGAGGTCGTCGGGGAAGCGCCGCTCGGCGGCGAGGACGATGTCAGGGCCGCCGTGCAGGCTGCCGGGGAGGCGTTCGGGGACTGGTCCGCAAAGAACCCGAGGGACCGGGCGAAGGTCCTCTTCTTTGCCGCCGAAGAGGTGCGCCGCAGGAACACCGAGCTCGGGACGCTCCTGACCGCCGAGCAGGGCAAGCCCATCCGCGAGGCGGTCGACGAGATCAACGGGTTTGCAAACATCCTCGAGTACTACTACGCCCTCTCTGCCGGGGAGCGGGGAGAGTACCTGGACCTCCGGGGCTACGGCCACACGATCGTCCGGAGGCGCCCGCTCGGCATCTGCGGCGCGATCATCCCCTGGAACATGCCGGCGATCATCATGGGCTGGAAGGTCGGGGCGGCTCTCGCGGCGGGGAACACCATCGTCCTGAAACCCGCGACGACGGCCCCGCTGACCTGTATCCGTCTCGCGGAGATCCTGGAGGGTGCCGGGCTCCCGCCGGGGGTCTTAAACGTCGTCACCGGGCCGGGGGAGACGGTCGGCCGGGAGATCGCGAGGAACCCGGGCATCCGGAAGGTCTCGTTCACGGGCGAGGCCGGGACCGGCCGGCAGGTCGCCCTGGACGCCGCCCCCTCGCTCAAGCGGCTGACGCTGGAGCTCGGGGGGAGCGACCCGATGATCGTCTGTGACGACGCCGATATCCCGGCGGCCGTCGAGGGGGTCATCAGGGGGCGGTTCTACAACTGCGGCCAGGTCTGCACGGCGGTCAAGAGGCTCTACGTCTACGACTCGATCGCGGACGAGTTCGTCCGCCGCCTGAAGTCGAGGGTCGAGGCGATCGTGGTCGGGAACGGCATGGACCGCGGCGTCGGGATGGGGCCGCTGAACAACCGTGCGGGTTTTGCGCGTGTCACAGGTCTGGTCGATGCCGCCCGCGAGCGCGACGAGGGGGAGATCGTCGCGGGCGGGCGGACCCCTGAAGGAGAAGAATACGGGCGCGGCCTCTTCTTCCTGCCGACGCTGATCGCCGGGGTCCCGCACGACTCGGTCCTCTTCTCGGAGGAGGTCTTCGGCCCGGTGCTGCCGATGGCAACCATCTCCGGGCTCGATGAGGCGCTCGATCTCGCGAACAACAGTCGCTACGGCCTCGGTGCGTCGGTCTGGACCCGGAACGCGGAGGTGATCGCGAGGGCGACGGAGGAACTCGAGGCGGGGATCGTCTGGGTCAACCAGCACCTGCGGATCCCGCCCGAGGTGCCGTTCGGGGGGACGAAGGAGAGCGGCATCGGCAGGGAGAACGGGAGCCGGGCACTTCTGGAGTATACGGAGGAGAAGGCCGTGCTGATCCGGCTGTAA